A part of Sebastes umbrosus isolate fSebUmb1 chromosome 21, fSebUmb1.pri, whole genome shotgun sequence genomic DNA contains:
- the armc3 gene encoding armadillo repeat-containing protein 3 isoform X1, producing the protein MGKKVRKESVITCKETFEPLAVEGKTPATVVLLLSSPEEDILVKACESIHIFAEKGDENKVSLLGLGALEPLCQLIAHKNKLVRRNAFMALGIMASNGDVKTALQKTDVIPTIIDKLSSEEDIVVHEFATLCLASLSVDFICKVQIFENEGLSPLIELLYSPDPDVKKNSLEVILNLVQDHQSRVEVHELEGIPPLLELLKSDFPVIQHLALKTLQSVTTDKDTCDAFRKEQGFEKVMDILSNTLLTDLHAEALQVVANCVSDSKTLQLIQECGGLTRLMEFVLTPNAPGIQSNAVKCIAMVAQSSENCKLLQEQNVEKVLVELLSVADVSVKTAACQAVTVMSSNQASKVIFRDLGGIPAVVQLLSDESLVLRQAATLALSNLTHSNRLNSFAVYEAGGHEMLVQQLYGSCSRTVANSAATLGNMAGQEVIRCSILSHGAIQALVEPLTSTDTQVLLNTTLCLAVLACDTEARTELQRAGGFRPLVNVLCSHHKDVLHSACWAINVCASDVPAAVEMCKFGALELLQEINQSVNRRSSFSKLAEISLLNHNLSVKYSLTGHLASTDVISDGFYDAGKACAGQRILTLEELSKQPVNEHQPIIVFNTAKEETVYVPEERQSNPLEIDTSSKADRRTPRKKKVETQPESPAEKPWKMMDDVSLQLLVKEAKESIIPLSDEREQCAALARLVSEAMGGAVEMEKLHEFSWVLHLSELEFHLQCNVVPIGLISRGIFCHRALLFKCLADCIGISCTLDRGEYNRAWNEVLLFNGNPSRNEPSSQPCRYIVDLMHQPGRLLTASTPAAEQYQTI; encoded by the exons atggggaagaaagtgAGGAAGGAGAGCGTTATTACATGCAAGGAAACG TTTGAGCCACTAGCTGTTGAGGGCAAAACTCCAGCAACAgtagtgctgctgctgagctcTCCAGAGGAGGACATCCTAGTCAAAGCCTGTGAATCAATCCACATATTTGCAGAGAAAG GAGATGAGAACAAGGTTTCTCTGCTGGGACTCGGGGCATTGGAGCCGCTCTGTCAGCTCATCGCTCACAAGAACAAGCTGGTCAGACGCAACGCCTTCATGGCCTTGGGCATCATGGCCTCCAACG GTGATGTAAAGACTGCTCTTCAAAAAACAGATGTCATTCCAACAATCATTGACAAACTGTCGTCAGAAG AAGATATAGTTGTCCATGAGTTTGCAACACTGTGCCTGGCCTCTCTGTCAGTGGATTTCATCTGTAAGGTCCAGATCTTTGAAAACGAGGGCCTGTCGCCTCTAATCGAGCTCCTATACAGTCCAGACCCCGACGTCAAGAAGAACTCACTAGAGGTCATCTTGAACCTGGTTCAG GACCACCAAAGTCGCGTGGAAGTACACGAGTTGGAAGGGATCCCTCCACTTCTGGAGCTGTTGAAGTCGGACTTCCCTGTCATTCAGCATTTGGCTTTAAAGACGCTGCAGAGCGTCACCACTGATAAAGATACATGCGACGCCTTCAGGAAAGAGCAAGGATTTGAGAAGGTCATGGATATCCTCAGTAACacg CTCTTAACTGACCTTCATGCTGAGGCCTTACAGGTAGTTGCTAACTGTGTGAGTGACAGCAAGACCTTACAGCTGATCCAAGAGTGTGGAGGGCTGACGAGGCTGATGGAGTTTGTTCTCACCCCCAACGCGCCTGGAATCCAGTCCAACGCTGTCAAATGCATCGCCATGGTTGCTCAGAGCT CTGAGAATTGCAAACTGCTCCAAGAGCAGAATGTGGAGAAGGTCCTGGTGGAGCTTCTGTCTGTGGCGGACGTCAgcgtgaaaacagctgcctgccaGGCTGTGACCGTCATGAGCTCCAACCAAGCCAGCAAAGTCATCTTCAGAGACCTGG GTGGTATCCCTGCAGTCGTACAGCTGCTGAGCGATGAGAGTTTGGTGCTGAGACAGGCAGCAACCCTGGCCCTCAGCAACCTCACACACAGCAACCGGCTCAACTCATT TGCAGTGTACGAGGCAGGAGGCCATGAGATGCTTGTCCAGCAGCTGTATGGAAGCTGTTCCAGGACGGTGGCCAACTCTGCTGCCACACTTGGCAACATGGCAGGACAGGAGGTCATCCGCTGCAGTATCTTGTCACATGGAGCCATACAGGCTCTGGTGGAGCCCTTGACGTCTACAGATACGCAGGTCCTGTTAAACACGACGTTGTGCCTGGCAGTGCTGGCCTGTGACACAGAAGCGAGGACAGAG CTACAAAGGGCTGGAGGCTTTCGCCCACTGGTCAATGTGCTGTGTTCCCATCACAAGGATGTGTTGCACAGTGCATGCTGGGCTATCAATGTCTGTGCCAGTGATGTGCCTGCTGCTGTGGAGATGTGCAAATTTGG AGCCCTGGAGTTGCTTCAGGAAATTAACCAATCAGTGAATCGAAGGAGCAGTTTCAGCAAGTTGGCTGAGATCAGCCTGCTTAACCACAACTTGTCTGTCAAATACAGCCTCACAGGTCATTTGGCCTCCACCGACGTTATTAGTGATGGCTTCTATGACGCAGGgaag GCTTGTGCAGGTCAGAGGATTCTGACTTTAGAGGAACTGTCCAAGCAGCCTGTCAACGAGCACCAGCCCATCATTGTTTTCAACACAGCAAAAGA AGAGACGGTGTATGTGCCAGAAGAGAGGCAGAGCAACCCATTAGAAATAGACACCAGCAGCAAGGCAGACCGCAGGACACCAAG GAAGAAGAAAGTGGAGACCCAGCCTGAGTCTCCTGCAGAGAAGCCGTGGAAGATGATGGATGACGTCTCATTGCAGCTTCTAGTTAAAGAGGCCAAAGAATCCATCATCCCACTGAGTGATGAACGAGAGCAGTGTGCTGCCTTGGCCAG GCTGGTGAGCGAAGCCATGGGCGGAGCGGTGGAGATGGAAAAGTTGCACGAGTTCTCATGGGTGCTGCACCTCAGCGAGCTCGAGTTTCACCTTCAGTGTAATGTCGTTCCAATCGGTTTGATCAGCAGGGGAATCTTCTGCCATAGGGCACTTCTCTTCAAG TGTCTGGCTGACTGCATCGGAATAAGCTGCACACTTGATAGAGGCGAGTACAACCGGGCTTGGAACGAGGTACTCCTCTTCAATGGGAATCCCTCCAGGAATGAGCCCTCTTCACAGCCCTGTCGCTATATAGTAGACCTCATGCACCAGCCTGGAAGACTGCTGACAGCCAGTACCCCTGCTGCTGAGCAATACCAGACTATATAG
- the armc3 gene encoding armadillo repeat-containing protein 3 isoform X2 yields MGKKVRKESVITCKETFEPLAVEGKTPATVVLLLSSPEEDILVKACESIHIFAEKGDENKVSLLGLGALEPLCQLIAHKNKLVRRNAFMALGIMASNGDVKTALQKTDVIPTIIDKLSSEDIVVHEFATLCLASLSVDFICKVQIFENEGLSPLIELLYSPDPDVKKNSLEVILNLVQDHQSRVEVHELEGIPPLLELLKSDFPVIQHLALKTLQSVTTDKDTCDAFRKEQGFEKVMDILSNTLLTDLHAEALQVVANCVSDSKTLQLIQECGGLTRLMEFVLTPNAPGIQSNAVKCIAMVAQSSENCKLLQEQNVEKVLVELLSVADVSVKTAACQAVTVMSSNQASKVIFRDLGGIPAVVQLLSDESLVLRQAATLALSNLTHSNRLNSFAVYEAGGHEMLVQQLYGSCSRTVANSAATLGNMAGQEVIRCSILSHGAIQALVEPLTSTDTQVLLNTTLCLAVLACDTEARTELQRAGGFRPLVNVLCSHHKDVLHSACWAINVCASDVPAAVEMCKFGALELLQEINQSVNRRSSFSKLAEISLLNHNLSVKYSLTGHLASTDVISDGFYDAGKACAGQRILTLEELSKQPVNEHQPIIVFNTAKEETVYVPEERQSNPLEIDTSSKADRRTPRKKKVETQPESPAEKPWKMMDDVSLQLLVKEAKESIIPLSDEREQCAALARLVSEAMGGAVEMEKLHEFSWVLHLSELEFHLQCNVVPIGLISRGIFCHRALLFKCLADCIGISCTLDRGEYNRAWNEVLLFNGNPSRNEPSSQPCRYIVDLMHQPGRLLTASTPAAEQYQTI; encoded by the exons atggggaagaaagtgAGGAAGGAGAGCGTTATTACATGCAAGGAAACG TTTGAGCCACTAGCTGTTGAGGGCAAAACTCCAGCAACAgtagtgctgctgctgagctcTCCAGAGGAGGACATCCTAGTCAAAGCCTGTGAATCAATCCACATATTTGCAGAGAAAG GAGATGAGAACAAGGTTTCTCTGCTGGGACTCGGGGCATTGGAGCCGCTCTGTCAGCTCATCGCTCACAAGAACAAGCTGGTCAGACGCAACGCCTTCATGGCCTTGGGCATCATGGCCTCCAACG GTGATGTAAAGACTGCTCTTCAAAAAACAGATGTCATTCCAACAATCATTGACAAACTGTCGTCAGAAG ATATAGTTGTCCATGAGTTTGCAACACTGTGCCTGGCCTCTCTGTCAGTGGATTTCATCTGTAAGGTCCAGATCTTTGAAAACGAGGGCCTGTCGCCTCTAATCGAGCTCCTATACAGTCCAGACCCCGACGTCAAGAAGAACTCACTAGAGGTCATCTTGAACCTGGTTCAG GACCACCAAAGTCGCGTGGAAGTACACGAGTTGGAAGGGATCCCTCCACTTCTGGAGCTGTTGAAGTCGGACTTCCCTGTCATTCAGCATTTGGCTTTAAAGACGCTGCAGAGCGTCACCACTGATAAAGATACATGCGACGCCTTCAGGAAAGAGCAAGGATTTGAGAAGGTCATGGATATCCTCAGTAACacg CTCTTAACTGACCTTCATGCTGAGGCCTTACAGGTAGTTGCTAACTGTGTGAGTGACAGCAAGACCTTACAGCTGATCCAAGAGTGTGGAGGGCTGACGAGGCTGATGGAGTTTGTTCTCACCCCCAACGCGCCTGGAATCCAGTCCAACGCTGTCAAATGCATCGCCATGGTTGCTCAGAGCT CTGAGAATTGCAAACTGCTCCAAGAGCAGAATGTGGAGAAGGTCCTGGTGGAGCTTCTGTCTGTGGCGGACGTCAgcgtgaaaacagctgcctgccaGGCTGTGACCGTCATGAGCTCCAACCAAGCCAGCAAAGTCATCTTCAGAGACCTGG GTGGTATCCCTGCAGTCGTACAGCTGCTGAGCGATGAGAGTTTGGTGCTGAGACAGGCAGCAACCCTGGCCCTCAGCAACCTCACACACAGCAACCGGCTCAACTCATT TGCAGTGTACGAGGCAGGAGGCCATGAGATGCTTGTCCAGCAGCTGTATGGAAGCTGTTCCAGGACGGTGGCCAACTCTGCTGCCACACTTGGCAACATGGCAGGACAGGAGGTCATCCGCTGCAGTATCTTGTCACATGGAGCCATACAGGCTCTGGTGGAGCCCTTGACGTCTACAGATACGCAGGTCCTGTTAAACACGACGTTGTGCCTGGCAGTGCTGGCCTGTGACACAGAAGCGAGGACAGAG CTACAAAGGGCTGGAGGCTTTCGCCCACTGGTCAATGTGCTGTGTTCCCATCACAAGGATGTGTTGCACAGTGCATGCTGGGCTATCAATGTCTGTGCCAGTGATGTGCCTGCTGCTGTGGAGATGTGCAAATTTGG AGCCCTGGAGTTGCTTCAGGAAATTAACCAATCAGTGAATCGAAGGAGCAGTTTCAGCAAGTTGGCTGAGATCAGCCTGCTTAACCACAACTTGTCTGTCAAATACAGCCTCACAGGTCATTTGGCCTCCACCGACGTTATTAGTGATGGCTTCTATGACGCAGGgaag GCTTGTGCAGGTCAGAGGATTCTGACTTTAGAGGAACTGTCCAAGCAGCCTGTCAACGAGCACCAGCCCATCATTGTTTTCAACACAGCAAAAGA AGAGACGGTGTATGTGCCAGAAGAGAGGCAGAGCAACCCATTAGAAATAGACACCAGCAGCAAGGCAGACCGCAGGACACCAAG GAAGAAGAAAGTGGAGACCCAGCCTGAGTCTCCTGCAGAGAAGCCGTGGAAGATGATGGATGACGTCTCATTGCAGCTTCTAGTTAAAGAGGCCAAAGAATCCATCATCCCACTGAGTGATGAACGAGAGCAGTGTGCTGCCTTGGCCAG GCTGGTGAGCGAAGCCATGGGCGGAGCGGTGGAGATGGAAAAGTTGCACGAGTTCTCATGGGTGCTGCACCTCAGCGAGCTCGAGTTTCACCTTCAGTGTAATGTCGTTCCAATCGGTTTGATCAGCAGGGGAATCTTCTGCCATAGGGCACTTCTCTTCAAG TGTCTGGCTGACTGCATCGGAATAAGCTGCACACTTGATAGAGGCGAGTACAACCGGGCTTGGAACGAGGTACTCCTCTTCAATGGGAATCCCTCCAGGAATGAGCCCTCTTCACAGCCCTGTCGCTATATAGTAGACCTCATGCACCAGCCTGGAAGACTGCTGACAGCCAGTACCCCTGCTGCTGAGCAATACCAGACTATATAG
- the msrb2 gene encoding methionine-R-sulfoxide reductase B2, mitochondrial, translated as MSRFVARLFVVVSQHATARSAVLPRRIPVFMRPLSTSKGLQSLTRYNEGTDWQKKLTPEQYVVTRERGTEVPFSGIYLNHAEVGMYHCVCCEAPLFSSEAKYDSGTGWPAFKEAHGTWERDESLASVIRRPDNSLGSAGTEVLCKNCDSHLGHVFEDGPDPTGQRFCINSVALTFEPRGNGKPDKDEKD; from the exons ATGTCTCGTTTCGTCGCCCGTCTCTTCGTAGTAGTTTCTCAGCATGCCACGGCCAGATCCGCGGTGTTACCGAGGAGGATCCCGGTGTTCATGCGTCCTCTATCCACATCTAAAG GCCTGCAGTCTCTCACCCGTTATAATGAGGGTACAGACTGGCAGAAGAAGCTGACCCCAGAACAGTATGTAGTCACGAGGGAGAGGGGGACTGAGGTG cccTTTAGTGGGATCTACCTTAACCATGCTGAAGTGGGGATGTACCACTGTGTCTGCTGTGAGGCTCCACTTTTCAG TTCAGAGGCTAAGTATGACTCGGGGACAGGCTGGCCAGCATTCAAAGAGGCTCATGGGACATGGGAGCGGGACGAAAGCCTTGCCTCCGTCATTCGTCGCCCTGACAACAGCCTGGGTAGTGCTGGGACAGAGGTCCTTTGTAAAAAT TGTGATTCCCACCTGGGTCATGTGTTTGAGGATGGACCGGACCCGACAGGTCAGCGGTTCTGTATCAACAGCGTGGCCCTCACGTTTGAACCCAGAGGAAACGGCAAACCTGACAAGGATGAGAAGGATTAA
- the c8g gene encoding complement component C8 gamma chain: protein MAGVRRCMLAVAVLMCLCLWGSTEAAGGARSRPRPQRRPPKKPKVEPIDLTPAAQNIDIQQMTGTWYLLNTASKCSYLINHGTKVEPTVMTLTRSTASDQTLSVSTKTRHNHQCWEILQVYHLTPTPGKLTLKGANPELNTEIAIGEMDNNYAIMYYQKRGKITMKLYGRSVDNLSEPMLTKFEQLAETQGLGLAYLFPFPTYSHCGAVDQDHVINCVPTC from the exons ATGGCTGGAGTACGGCGATGCATGTTGGCAGTGGCGgtgttgatgtgtttgtgtctgtgggGATCCACTGAGGCCGCAGGGGGGGCTAGGAGTCGACCACGACCCCAAAGACGACCTCCCAAGAAACCAAAGGTCGAGCCTATCGACTTGACCCCAGCTGCACAGAACATAGACATACAACAG ATGACAGGAACGTGGTACCTGCTAAACACGGCCTCCAAATGCTCTTACCTGATAAATCATGGAACCAAGGTGGAGCCCACGGTCATGACCCTCACGCGTTCCACCGCCTCTGACCAAACGCTGTCTGTAAGCACAAAAACACGACA tAATCACCAATGTTGGGAGATATTACAGGTCTACCATCTGACACCAACCCCAGGCAAACTAACACTTAAAG GAGCTAATCCTGAGCTGAACACTGAGATAGCGATCGGGGAGATGGACAACAACTATGCGATCATGTACTACCAGAAAAGGGGCAAGATCACCATGAAACTCTACG GAAGGTCTGTTGACAATCTGTCCGAGCCTATGTTGACCAAGTTTGAGCAGCTTGCTGAAACACAGGGCTTGGGACTGGCATACCTCTTCCCCTTCCCCACCTACA gTCACTGTGGTGCTGTGGACCAGGACCATGTCATCA